In Hymenobacter sublimis, a single genomic region encodes these proteins:
- a CDS encoding RICIN domain-containing protein → MNTTTFWTTRVPRAVRYLPLLLAGLGLSEVADAQSFLRADGQRIVNASNQEVILNGMNLGNWAVQEGYMMKVGWPGLDGKQTQGKVKKTLYNAGMSDAAVETFYQNYRDAFITKPDIDYIASKGFNCIRLPLHYELFLTPSQRAVRNSVMRGTVSYDSYVSQLTGWYNANQLFTDPANMAALRMIDNTLAWAQANNMYVVLDMHAVPGSQGTDANIADQIVANDLWNRQINQDVLNRLWSFISNRYKNDARVAMYDLINEPNNYPSNQKIHDVFQRLITTIRNQGDNHLILVEGNGWGNDYNYLEPFTFPNRANLVYNSHRYSGTGYEMDNGVNSTGGGPNDLRFIGNLRNFRTTHNVPIWIGETGENTDTWMRDAAKNLNSVGIGWCHWTYKRFEDRSNPAFMHINPPYVVDGPAGLNQVLTNIRFANCVPNTTVAAVSPNQNGIVNYPGGGNYNGTAATPSGPAIGRIYEISSKNGGKALEVSNNSQVNGGRVQQWTWASVASQKWKLVDAGGGYVRIVNLNSNKSLDIAGPSTADGALTHQWDWLSQDSQYWQIIGNGDGTYRIISKFSGKALDVQNNSTADGAAVQQWTWGGGDNQRWWFSDQGAARPAAVLAATPGSAADLRLQVYPTVANTELSLHYTAAARQQLTLRLLDLTGRVAVSQVGRAVTPGDNQLTVPVASVSAGMYLLQVDTPDGQLVRRVVVAH, encoded by the coding sequence ATGAACACAACTACTTTTTGGACCACCAGGGTACCCCGCGCCGTGCGCTACCTGCCGCTGCTGTTAGCCGGCCTTGGGCTGAGCGAGGTGGCCGACGCGCAGAGCTTTCTGCGCGCCGATGGGCAACGCATTGTCAATGCCAGCAACCAGGAGGTTATTCTCAACGGCATGAACCTGGGCAACTGGGCTGTGCAGGAAGGCTACATGATGAAAGTGGGTTGGCCCGGCCTTGATGGCAAGCAAACCCAGGGCAAGGTCAAGAAGACGCTCTATAACGCCGGCATGAGCGACGCGGCGGTAGAAACCTTCTACCAGAACTACCGCGACGCCTTCATCACCAAGCCCGATATCGACTACATTGCCAGCAAAGGGTTTAACTGCATCCGCCTGCCCTTGCATTACGAGCTGTTTCTGACGCCCAGCCAGCGGGCGGTGCGCAACAGCGTGATGCGCGGCACGGTGTCGTACGACTCCTACGTGAGCCAGCTTACGGGCTGGTACAACGCCAATCAGCTCTTCACCGACCCGGCCAATATGGCGGCGCTGCGCATGATTGACAACACCCTGGCCTGGGCTCAGGCCAACAACATGTACGTGGTGCTGGACATGCACGCCGTGCCGGGCTCCCAGGGCACCGATGCCAACATTGCCGACCAGATTGTAGCCAACGACCTCTGGAACCGCCAAATCAACCAGGACGTGCTCAACCGGCTGTGGTCGTTCATCTCGAACCGCTACAAGAACGACGCCCGGGTGGCCATGTACGACCTAATTAACGAGCCGAACAACTACCCCAGCAACCAGAAGATTCACGACGTATTTCAGCGCCTGATTACGACCATCCGGAATCAGGGCGACAACCACCTGATTCTGGTGGAGGGCAACGGCTGGGGCAACGACTATAACTACCTGGAGCCTTTTACCTTCCCCAACCGCGCCAACCTGGTGTACAACTCGCACCGCTACAGCGGCACGGGCTACGAGATGGATAATGGCGTGAACTCCACCGGCGGCGGGCCCAACGACCTGCGCTTCATCGGCAACCTGCGCAACTTCCGCACTACCCACAACGTGCCCATCTGGATTGGGGAAACCGGCGAAAACACCGATACCTGGATGCGCGACGCGGCCAAGAACCTTAACTCCGTGGGCATTGGCTGGTGCCACTGGACCTACAAGCGCTTCGAGGACCGTAGCAACCCGGCCTTCATGCACATCAACCCGCCCTACGTGGTGGATGGGCCCGCGGGCCTGAATCAGGTGCTCACCAACATTCGGTTTGCGAACTGCGTGCCCAACACGACGGTAGCGGCCGTATCGCCCAACCAGAACGGCATCGTAAACTACCCCGGCGGCGGCAATTACAACGGCACCGCCGCTACGCCCAGCGGCCCGGCCATCGGGCGCATCTACGAAATCAGCTCCAAAAACGGCGGCAAAGCTCTGGAAGTGTCGAACAACTCCCAGGTGAACGGCGGCCGGGTGCAGCAGTGGACCTGGGCCAGCGTGGCCAGCCAGAAGTGGAAGCTGGTGGATGCTGGCGGGGGCTACGTGCGCATTGTGAACCTGAACAGCAACAAGAGCCTCGATATAGCCGGTCCCAGCACCGCCGACGGCGCCCTCACCCACCAGTGGGATTGGCTGAGCCAAGACAGCCAGTATTGGCAGATCATTGGTAACGGCGACGGTACCTACCGCATCATCAGCAAGTTCAGCGGCAAGGCCCTGGACGTGCAGAATAACTCTACCGCCGACGGAGCTGCCGTGCAGCAATGGACCTGGGGCGGCGGCGACAACCAGCGCTGGTGGTTCTCAGACCAGGGTGCGGCCCGGCCGGCCGCGGTGCTGGCCGCTACCCCCGGCTCGGCCGCCGACCTGCGCCTGCAAGTCTACCCCACGGTAGCGAATACGGAGCTGAGCCTGCACTACACCGCAGCGGCGCGGCAGCAGCTAACCCTGCGCCTGCTGGACCTAACGGGCCGCGTGGCCGTTAGCCAGGTAGGGCGGGCCGTTACGCCGGGCGACAATCAGCTGACGGTGCCCGTAGCCAGCGTATCGGCCGGGATGTACTTGCTGCAGGTAGATACCCCCGATGGGCAGCTCGTCCGCCGGGTGGTGGTGGCCCATTAA
- a CDS encoding glycoside hydrolase family 30 protein: MSIRSFTGLSLALLLALGLGSACQRLPQASPKPAKGTAAFWLTNPDKSVLFQAQTAPTWSTVAPAAGTPVIDIDDQQTFQTIDGFGYCLTGGSAQLLHAMSPEARKAILQELFATDGTNIGVSYLRLSIGASDLDATVFSYDDLPEGQTDPTLARFSLAPDQAHLIPVLKEILAINPRIKLLGSPWSPPTWMKTNGNSKGGSLKPEFYDAYARYFAKYVLGMKAQGIRIDAITVQNEPLHPGNNPSLLMLPEQQAEFVKKHLGPVFQQEKIDTKIIVYDHNADRPDYPLTILNDPEAKKYVDGSAFHLYAGPIEALSQVHDVHPDKHVYFTEQWVGSKSKFEENFPWHIRTLMIGATRNWARTVLEWNLAADPQQNPHTPGGCTECRGALTIDGNTVTREDAYYIIAHAAKFARPGSVRIGSTTSESLPSVAFKSPSGQRVVLVQNNTKAPQTFSLRYQGKTLTSSLNAGAAGTYVW, encoded by the coding sequence ATGTCCATTCGCTCTTTTACCGGCCTTTCGCTGGCGTTGCTCCTGGCGTTGGGCCTGGGTAGCGCCTGCCAGCGCCTGCCACAGGCTAGCCCGAAGCCAGCCAAAGGCACGGCTGCCTTTTGGCTGACCAACCCCGATAAATCGGTGCTATTTCAGGCCCAAACGGCCCCGACCTGGAGCACTGTTGCGCCGGCGGCCGGTACGCCGGTTATTGACATCGACGATCAGCAGACCTTCCAGACCATTGACGGCTTCGGATACTGCCTGACGGGCGGCAGCGCCCAACTGCTGCACGCCATGAGCCCCGAAGCGCGCAAGGCTATTTTGCAGGAGCTGTTTGCTACCGATGGCACCAACATTGGCGTGAGCTACCTGCGCCTGAGCATCGGGGCTTCGGACCTAGACGCTACCGTGTTCAGCTACGACGACCTGCCCGAGGGCCAAACCGACCCGACGCTGGCCCGGTTCAGTCTTGCCCCCGACCAGGCCCACCTAATTCCGGTGCTCAAGGAAATCCTGGCCATTAACCCGCGCATCAAGCTTCTGGGCTCGCCCTGGTCGCCACCGACGTGGATGAAAACCAACGGCAACTCCAAGGGCGGCTCCCTGAAGCCGGAATTTTACGATGCCTACGCCCGCTATTTCGCCAAGTACGTGCTGGGCATGAAGGCCCAAGGCATTCGTATTGATGCCATTACGGTCCAGAATGAGCCCCTGCACCCGGGCAATAATCCCAGTCTGCTCATGCTGCCGGAGCAGCAGGCCGAGTTCGTGAAAAAGCACCTGGGACCTGTCTTTCAACAGGAGAAAATCGACACGAAAATCATTGTGTACGACCACAACGCCGACCGGCCCGACTACCCCCTCACCATTCTCAATGACCCTGAGGCCAAGAAGTACGTCGATGGCTCGGCCTTTCACCTCTACGCCGGCCCCATTGAGGCCCTGAGCCAGGTGCACGACGTCCACCCCGACAAGCACGTGTACTTCACGGAGCAGTGGGTGGGCTCCAAAAGCAAGTTCGAGGAAAACTTTCCCTGGCACATCCGCACCCTCATGATTGGGGCGACTCGCAACTGGGCCCGCACCGTGCTAGAGTGGAACCTAGCTGCCGACCCCCAACAGAATCCGCACACGCCTGGGGGCTGCACCGAGTGCCGCGGCGCCCTCACCATTGATGGCAACACCGTAACCCGCGAGGATGCTTACTACATCATTGCCCACGCCGCCAAGTTTGCCCGGCCCGGCTCGGTGCGCATCGGCTCCACTACCTCCGAAAGCCTGCCTAGCGTTGCCTTCAAAAGCCCTAGTGGGCAGCGGGTAGTGCTGGTGCAAAACAACACGAAAGCGCCCCAGACTTTCAGTCTCCGCTACCAGGGCAAAACCCTGACTTCCAGCCTGAATGCCGGCGCGGCCGGCACGTACGTCTGGTAA
- a CDS encoding RagB/SusD family nutrient uptake outer membrane protein, which produces MKKIFIPILALTLLSTGCDVLDKNPLPSITPENFFTSADDAEAGLTAAYDALQGAGLYGQDMIVVGEMPSDNCTSANGDVAALENITWNSTTGQVRSIYRDSYIGINRANSILKYVPAIDMPEARKNQILGEARFLRALHFFNLVKLYGGVPLRLEPTETGTTEVLNLSRATVEAVYAQVIQDLTTAEPLVAASNATRVTQNAVNALLARVYLTQRQWAPAQAAAGKVLSGGALATSFKTLFPADNKSESIFEVQFAGSNDGGNILPDLLLPSPPATYSFPKFSIPTLYRPQASAQPTDLTFVVDTLSDKRWSFQGVTNAGRDHASYVDGGRGTGNDDGPFVYKWPGNPNGFNSPDNTYVLRYADVVLMYAEATNELSGPTADAIAKLNLIRQRAGLAELTSASPQAAGKQALRTEIDRQRRLELAFEGERWFDLLRYARHEQADPSANHAVTALDVIKAQRKTATADVNYLLFPIPLDELNTNLNVQQNPGY; this is translated from the coding sequence ATGAAAAAGATATTCATCCCTATTCTCGCCCTGACGCTGCTCTCCACGGGTTGCGACGTACTGGACAAAAATCCGCTGCCGAGCATTACGCCGGAAAACTTCTTTACCTCGGCCGATGACGCCGAGGCAGGCCTGACGGCCGCCTACGACGCCCTGCAGGGCGCCGGCCTCTACGGTCAGGACATGATTGTGGTGGGCGAGATGCCTTCCGACAACTGCACCAGTGCCAACGGCGACGTTGCCGCGCTGGAAAACATTACCTGGAACTCTACCACGGGCCAGGTAAGAAGCATTTACCGCGACTCCTACATCGGTATCAACCGCGCTAACTCCATTCTGAAGTACGTGCCGGCTATCGACATGCCCGAGGCCCGCAAAAACCAGATTCTGGGCGAAGCCCGCTTCTTGCGTGCCCTGCACTTCTTTAACCTAGTGAAACTGTACGGCGGCGTGCCCCTGCGCCTGGAGCCCACGGAAACGGGAACGACGGAAGTGCTGAATCTGTCCCGCGCTACTGTCGAAGCGGTGTACGCCCAGGTTATTCAAGACCTAACCACGGCCGAGCCCCTGGTAGCTGCCTCCAATGCAACTCGGGTTACGCAAAACGCTGTCAATGCACTTCTGGCCCGCGTATACTTGACCCAGCGCCAGTGGGCTCCGGCCCAGGCCGCGGCAGGGAAGGTGCTGAGCGGCGGGGCCCTGGCAACTAGCTTCAAAACGCTGTTCCCGGCCGATAACAAGTCGGAATCCATCTTTGAGGTGCAGTTTGCAGGTAGCAACGACGGGGGCAATATCCTGCCTGACCTGCTGCTACCCAGCCCGCCCGCCACGTACTCATTCCCTAAGTTCAGCATCCCAACGCTGTACCGGCCCCAGGCCAGCGCCCAGCCGACGGACCTAACCTTTGTGGTGGATACGTTGAGCGACAAACGCTGGAGTTTCCAGGGCGTAACCAACGCCGGCCGTGACCACGCCAGCTACGTTGACGGCGGCCGCGGCACAGGCAACGACGACGGCCCCTTCGTCTACAAATGGCCGGGCAACCCCAACGGCTTCAACTCCCCCGACAACACGTACGTGTTGCGCTACGCTGATGTCGTGCTAATGTATGCCGAGGCAACCAACGAGTTGTCGGGCCCTACCGCCGACGCCATAGCCAAGCTCAACCTGATCCGGCAGCGGGCTGGCCTGGCTGAGTTGACCAGCGCTTCGCCGCAAGCCGCCGGCAAGCAGGCCTTGCGCACGGAGATTGACCGACAGCGCCGTCTGGAGCTAGCCTTCGAAGGGGAGCGGTGGTTTGACTTGCTGCGCTATGCCCGCCACGAGCAGGCTGACCCCTCGGCCAACCACGCCGTAACGGCCTTGGACGTTATTAAGGCGCAACGCAAAACGGCCACCGCCGACGTTAACTACCTGCTGTTCCCTATTCCGCTGGACGAGTTGAACACCAACCTGAACGTGCAGCAGAACCCGGGGTATTAA
- a CDS encoding SusC/RagA family TonB-linked outer membrane protein: MNHTPTRLGGSLASTALSACALLLPAPGATASAQLLASNHLPTQRTETPAETVLLKDLLGRWESQYSVTIFYESNLVRNKRVTARPEVASPLEEKLTEVLPQAELTFKKLRSDYYVVVAPTAGPVTTAAGKTIQADVPVSGRVTQSNGEGLPGVTVVVKGTSIGTSTSSDGSFSLNVPEGSTLVFSSIGFLSREVPVTGANPALNISLSTDAKALDEVVVVGYGTQSRQELTTSVTSVSAEELTRQPVAGFDQALQGKAPGVQVTSPSGAPGAGINVRIRGNSSISLTGSPLYVIDGVPILPTYEQELAVGGQRPNPLNALNPQDIESIDVLKDGAAAAIYGLRASNGVVVITTKKGRLGKPQVGLSVYYGQQQLRKKLDVLNSRQFAEYYNEALVNAGRPAAFTDLNNLPTATDWQEEIYRPAGIQSYQLNISGATEQTRYYVSGGYFKQDGISLNSGFDRYNFKINVDQKLGQRFRMGTNLNLSRTFTNGSVRSELGIGNSGTVLGALAQIPTIPVRTADGRYGTNPFQAFDNPVGNLLETNNKAVIYQAIGNAYGELDILKNLTLRSSLGLDFRTQNENQFITRDYPGTSNADPATRGSGATSLNQQVIWLLENTLTYNPNLGDRHNLTLLAGQSVQESDRFTSSASGKGYPANSVPYLSAVSQFDKPSSYQDQWGLMSFFGRAIYNYDERYLATLSMRADGSSKFREGNKFGYFPALGLGWRVSKEAFFPQNTAVSELKLRGSIGATGNQEFYTYQRFSRYGTGFNYQNGGSILGGIAPTNIGNNDVKWESTTQYDAGIDLGLFSDRLTLTLDGYLKKTSDLLTLVSIPLSTGAQDLSIIQNVGKIENKGFEFGLNSTNLQGANGGFSWTTNFNFTINRNKVLDLGTIRNEQGEVEDRRLPSGNGFTLVGQPLGVFYGWQVQGIFQNQDEISSAAKQDNAAPGDIRFRDLNNDGIINDKDRTVIGNPNPKAIAGVTNNFGYKGLELSVFFQGSFGNDIYNQNRETLEGMADPLNQSTRILNRWTPTNTNTDVPRAVRNDPNNNRRMSDRFIEDGSYVRLKNLTLAYNLPSTLTRKAAVSNLRVYVTGQNLITWTDYSGYDPEVSSDPQSNTGFGRDFGVYPQARTYTVGLNATF; the protein is encoded by the coding sequence ATGAACCACACCCCTACCCGTTTAGGTGGCAGCCTGGCGTCTACGGCCCTTTCGGCCTGTGCATTGCTGCTACCCGCTCCGGGGGCCACGGCCTCCGCTCAACTTCTGGCCTCAAACCACTTGCCTACGCAACGGACGGAGACACCCGCCGAAACAGTGCTGCTCAAGGACCTGCTGGGCCGCTGGGAATCACAGTACAGCGTAACCATCTTCTACGAAAGCAACTTGGTGCGTAACAAGCGGGTAACCGCCCGCCCCGAGGTGGCCTCGCCCCTGGAAGAAAAGCTTACGGAAGTGCTGCCCCAGGCGGAGCTGACGTTTAAAAAGCTGCGCTCCGACTATTACGTGGTAGTGGCCCCCACCGCTGGTCCGGTTACCACGGCAGCGGGCAAAACGATTCAGGCCGACGTGCCGGTTTCGGGGCGGGTAACACAGTCCAACGGTGAAGGGCTGCCGGGTGTAACGGTGGTAGTGAAAGGCACCAGCATCGGTACTTCCACTAGTTCCGACGGCAGCTTTTCGCTGAACGTGCCGGAGGGCAGCACGCTGGTATTCAGCTCCATCGGCTTCCTGAGCCGCGAGGTACCCGTGACGGGCGCTAACCCGGCCCTGAACATCAGCCTGAGCACCGATGCCAAGGCCCTCGACGAGGTTGTGGTAGTGGGCTACGGCACACAGAGTCGCCAGGAATTGACCACCTCCGTCACTTCGGTAAGCGCTGAGGAGCTGACCCGCCAGCCGGTGGCCGGCTTCGACCAAGCTTTGCAGGGCAAGGCGCCCGGGGTGCAGGTTACCAGCCCTTCCGGCGCTCCTGGCGCGGGTATTAACGTACGGATTCGCGGCAACAGCTCCATTAGCCTGACGGGCTCCCCGCTATACGTAATCGACGGGGTACCCATTCTGCCCACCTATGAGCAGGAACTGGCCGTGGGCGGGCAGCGCCCCAACCCCCTGAACGCCCTGAACCCTCAGGATATCGAGAGCATCGACGTGCTCAAGGACGGCGCCGCCGCCGCCATTTATGGCCTGCGCGCTTCCAACGGGGTAGTCGTAATTACCACCAAGAAGGGCAGGCTGGGCAAGCCCCAAGTGGGCCTGAGCGTGTACTACGGGCAGCAGCAGCTGCGCAAGAAGCTGGACGTGCTCAACTCCCGCCAGTTTGCCGAGTACTACAATGAAGCCTTGGTCAACGCCGGCAGACCCGCGGCCTTCACTGACCTCAACAACCTGCCTACTGCTACCGACTGGCAGGAGGAAATCTACCGGCCGGCTGGCATTCAGAGCTACCAGCTCAACATCAGCGGGGCCACGGAGCAGACGCGCTACTACGTTTCGGGCGGCTATTTCAAGCAGGATGGCATCAGCCTGAACTCGGGCTTTGACCGCTACAACTTCAAGATCAACGTGGATCAGAAGCTGGGTCAGCGGTTCCGGATGGGCACTAACCTGAACCTGAGCCGCACCTTCACCAACGGCTCGGTGCGATCCGAGCTAGGCATCGGCAACTCCGGCACGGTGCTGGGCGCGCTGGCCCAGATTCCGACCATTCCGGTACGTACGGCCGATGGCCGCTACGGCACCAACCCCTTCCAAGCCTTCGACAACCCGGTGGGCAACTTGTTGGAAACGAATAACAAGGCTGTTATCTACCAAGCTATTGGTAACGCCTATGGCGAGCTGGACATTCTCAAGAACCTGACCCTGCGCAGCTCCCTAGGCCTGGACTTCCGCACACAGAACGAAAACCAGTTCATTACCCGCGACTACCCCGGCACCTCCAACGCCGACCCGGCCACGCGCGGCAGCGGGGCTACCTCGCTCAACCAGCAGGTTATCTGGCTGCTGGAAAACACCCTGACCTACAACCCCAACCTCGGCGACCGGCACAACCTGACCTTACTGGCGGGCCAGTCGGTGCAGGAGTCAGACCGTTTTACTTCGTCGGCGAGCGGCAAGGGCTACCCTGCCAACTCGGTGCCCTATCTCTCAGCGGTGTCGCAGTTCGATAAGCCCAGCAGCTACCAGGACCAGTGGGGTCTGATGAGCTTCTTCGGCCGGGCCATCTACAACTACGATGAGCGCTACCTGGCCACGCTGAGCATGCGCGCCGATGGCAGCAGCAAGTTCCGCGAGGGCAACAAGTTTGGATATTTCCCGGCTTTGGGTTTGGGCTGGCGCGTGTCGAAAGAGGCTTTCTTCCCGCAGAACACGGCCGTTTCCGAGCTGAAGCTACGCGGTAGCATTGGTGCCACCGGTAACCAAGAGTTTTACACCTATCAGCGCTTCTCGCGCTACGGCACGGGCTTCAACTATCAGAACGGGGGTAGCATCCTGGGTGGCATTGCCCCCACCAACATCGGCAACAACGATGTAAAGTGGGAAAGCACCACCCAATACGACGCGGGCATTGACCTGGGTCTGTTCAGCGACCGGCTGACCCTGACCCTGGATGGCTACCTGAAGAAAACTAGCGACCTACTCACGCTGGTGAGTATTCCGCTCAGCACTGGGGCCCAAGATCTGAGCATCATTCAGAATGTAGGCAAGATAGAAAACAAGGGCTTTGAGTTTGGCCTGAACTCGACTAACCTGCAGGGCGCCAACGGGGGCTTCTCCTGGACTACTAACTTCAACTTTACCATTAACCGCAACAAGGTGCTCGATTTGGGTACCATTCGTAACGAGCAGGGCGAAGTAGAAGACCGCCGCCTGCCGAGCGGCAACGGTTTCACACTGGTAGGTCAGCCCCTAGGGGTGTTCTACGGCTGGCAAGTGCAGGGCATTTTCCAGAACCAGGATGAGATTAGCTCCGCTGCCAAGCAGGACAACGCCGCCCCCGGCGACATTCGGTTCCGCGACCTAAACAACGACGGCATCATCAACGACAAGGACCGTACGGTTATCGGTAACCCTAACCCTAAGGCCATTGCAGGCGTCACGAACAACTTTGGCTACAAAGGTCTGGAGTTGAGCGTGTTTTTCCAGGGTAGCTTCGGCAACGACATCTACAACCAGAACCGCGAGACGCTGGAGGGCATGGCGGATCCGCTCAACCAGAGTACCCGGATTCTGAACCGCTGGACCCCAACTAATACCAATACCGACGTGCCCCGGGCCGTGCGCAACGACCCGAACAACAACCGCCGCATGTCGGACCGCTTTATTGAGGATGGCTCCTACGTGCGCCTGAAAAACCTGACGCTGGCCTACAACCTCCCCTCGACCCTGACCCGCAAGGCCGCTGTTAGCAACCTACGCGTGTACGTGACCGGCCAGAACCTGATTACCTGGACTGACTACTCCGGCTACGACCCCGAAGTCAGCTCCGACCCGCAGTCGAATACGGGCTTTGGCCGCGACTTCGGTGTGTACCCGCAGGCGCGCACTTACACTGTGGGCTTGAACGCCACTTTCTAA
- a CDS encoding sugar MFS transporter — translation MAAPISASPLAPATATPPGTEVPRYTSALASLTVLFFMMGFITCLNDILIPYLKAIFQLSYTQANLINLCFFGAYFVMGIPAGKLVQRIGYKGGMLAGFLIAALGAFLFYPAADSRSYELFLGALFVLATGVVLLQVAGNPYVAILGPAKSAPARLTLTQAFNSLGTTVAPLLGSALILSNLPDLESAASAAAIDVKAVQIPYLCIGAVLIVISVLLGMLKLPTIVHAHTEEDSTRRAYHYRHLIFGVIGIFAYVGGEVAIGSHIVSYLHLPDVMNLTPKVAGDKVAYYWGGAMVGRFLGAYLLGKFNPGRLLAFNSLGAVVLVLISVMTTGEIAMWSLLAVGLMNSIMFATIFTLAMAGLGRNTEEASGLLNVGIVGGAIIPLLFGLVADASTLRWAFVLPVLCYLYIMWYGLKGHKPAAV, via the coding sequence ATGGCTGCCCCTATTTCCGCCTCACCTCTTGCTCCGGCCACCGCTACCCCACCCGGCACCGAAGTGCCCCGTTACACCTCGGCCCTGGCTTCGCTGACAGTTTTGTTTTTCATGATGGGTTTTATTACCTGCCTGAACGACATTCTGATTCCGTATCTAAAAGCCATTTTCCAGCTCAGCTACACCCAGGCCAACCTGATTAACCTATGCTTTTTTGGGGCCTACTTCGTGATGGGCATTCCGGCCGGTAAGCTGGTGCAGCGCATCGGCTACAAGGGTGGCATGCTGGCGGGCTTTCTGATTGCGGCCCTGGGCGCCTTCCTGTTCTACCCCGCCGCCGACAGCCGCAGCTACGAATTGTTTCTGGGCGCCTTATTCGTGTTGGCCACGGGCGTAGTGCTGCTGCAAGTAGCCGGTAACCCCTACGTAGCCATCCTGGGTCCGGCCAAATCGGCCCCGGCTCGCCTCACGCTCACCCAGGCTTTTAACTCCCTGGGTACTACCGTAGCCCCGCTGCTGGGCTCGGCCCTGATTCTCTCGAACCTGCCGGACCTGGAGTCAGCGGCTTCCGCCGCGGCCATCGATGTGAAGGCCGTCCAGATTCCCTACCTCTGTATTGGGGCGGTACTGATTGTGATAAGCGTGCTGCTAGGGATGTTAAAGCTGCCCACCATTGTGCATGCCCACACCGAAGAAGACTCCACCCGTCGGGCCTACCACTACCGCCACCTCATCTTCGGCGTCATTGGCATCTTTGCCTATGTAGGCGGCGAAGTGGCCATTGGCTCGCACATTGTTTCCTACTTGCACCTACCTGACGTGATGAACCTCACGCCCAAAGTAGCCGGCGACAAAGTAGCCTACTACTGGGGTGGAGCCATGGTGGGCCGCTTCCTGGGCGCTTACCTGCTGGGCAAGTTTAATCCGGGCCGTCTGCTGGCCTTCAACTCGCTGGGAGCCGTGGTGCTGGTGCTTATTTCGGTTATGACGACCGGCGAAATTGCCATGTGGAGCTTGCTGGCCGTGGGTCTGATGAACTCCATCATGTTCGCCACAATTTTCACGCTGGCGATGGCGGGCCTGGGCCGCAATACTGAGGAAGCGTCTGGGTTGCTTAACGTAGGCATTGTGGGCGGCGCCATCATCCCGCTGCTCTTCGGTTTGGTGGCCGATGCCAGCACCCTGCGCTGGGCCTTCGTGCTGCCTGTCCTGTGCTACCTCTACATTATGTGGTACGGCCTGAAAGGCCATAAGCCCGCGGCGGTATAA